The segment agttcttgtcattctacggggaggcatggtaaccttgtagtagtaaaaccttattagattcatttatctatttgttaggatgggtttattatgatgctcatactctaacgtcccaatattcctaatgtttacccacctacactcatactatgtcaaattctatgtgtcataatttatccacttatgctctgataccatattaattgttacgcccccgacccgagattatgaatcgagggtcgcggcaatcgccgcatacttatgaagaacttctccataagcatgcaaggcatctcatcacgatatcaatgcatcacagtggaataaattcaaataattattattcaactgtaattcaagtaattaaatcaaatgtcttacatccaataaaatttttgctaaaaaaataaaaacaatagatctaagttcaatgaagttgacaatgctaatctcgcttctaaaagctctgtcccaatatttcatcccatgctcgaaattaattatctgaatctgaaaaatagaaagaaaggtaatgagctagacagcccagtaaataacaaatatctcaactagataattcagatattatataattttcaagaataatgctgcaaatatacataagagtatatttcatgatgatttaatacaaatcaaatattttcaaatattcacatataatataatcataaatccgattcgattcaaaacattcgtaactcaacagccttgactatgaccaacgtttaacccccattggcggggtccacagaataccagcgcacaacccccactggcagggtccacaaacaccagcgcacaacccccactggcagggtccactgagtaccaatgtataatccccattggcggggcccactgaaacatagttaggctgagagcataaatccgatctgtatcaaaatactttgtatcataatatatcataatttttcactgaacatgtgcataaatcgatataccataatatttcaaaagcacttttctttcaaaacataatttcataaatcatgcataatttcagagaataattatttattttcagaataaatatagaatatctcgagaagatgattcattacttacctttcacggagcactgattgaacagatcgactaacttctaggagattcttccttgcctaattatccaaaattatatttttacattaattttaattcaaaattcaatctaaacaaatcccaaatcaaaacctcacttaaaatcagactcttccctaaactcgatcaaaatcatcagatgaagccttccactacgctaatcctagaggaataactttagagagagaaaaatccatcaagagagagaaacaacctagagagagaaaattctagagagagaaagttcaattccagagagagaaagtcaaggttcagactgaaagaagagagaaaagagagagaatctctctctcatcatttttttattattatttttatttatttatttatacatttatttttatatatatataaatatatatatatatatattgttattattattattattattttcttttctttttctcttttttcttctttttcttcttttttttttctttttcttttcttttcttttctttttctctttttcttctttttcttttctcttttctttttctttcacggAAGAGGGAACTCtgttcctcttctttcttcacaGAACAGGGAGGTCTTCCTCCCTCTTGTTCTCGAACTAAGaggcctccccccccccccccgccgacCACCCCTCCGACTGATGGGGTAGTCCCCGGTGATGTCGAACGGTCAGGTCCGGTGACCGACAGCAACCCACGATGACGGCAAATCAAGAATAAAGACAAAAATAGGGGATTCGAAAAACAAGGATTTTTGAAGGGATTTTTCAGtagaaaactcaataaaatccAAGATAAAAACCTCTAAAAGATTGACAGAATAAAATAGAAGAGATTTTACCTAATTTGAATTTGGTTTGACTCAATTTTCGACGGCCACAAGAAGATTAATCCGTCGGCAATATAAGACGAAAGAAGGGAAGAACTCAGTGATTAATCGGTGATTTTTGTGAGAAATAACTGTTGAGATTGAGATCTTTAAATAGACCTTAACTAGAGAGAGTTTCAATTCGATTTCAATCAGATTTTCTAGATgattttttggatttgattgggagAAGAATTCCATGAATTCCTTCAGTTCCAAACTCTCTGCCCGCAGCCTAGCATGTATAGGGCACGTGCTGGCTCcaaaatttctctttttttttttttttttttttttttgaatgggcttgggtctgctggattgagcttggttttgggctatgacatGCTGACAGCCTGAAACAAATGTGTTCATCTTGAGCCTTTTACCCTGTCACACCTGCTAGCCTGCCCTGCTGGAGGGTGATAATTCACAGATCAATGTTTAGGTGATCATGCTCTTTGGTCATCAGAATTTATTAAAGAATCAAAGGTAAAAAATTTAAATGTTACTTTAATATTACAAAGATTGGTTTGAATACATCTGACATGAAGAAACCGGGCTATAGGACAGTATATGAAAAAAGCTGCTTGCATCAAAGAAGCTGTTGAAGTAGAGAGAGGGGCATCTAAGTTTGAGTATATCCTCCCATGAATTCAATCTCCACACTTCGGAGTTCGAAACCGAACAAAGAAAAACCTATGGATATGTTCCAGTTATAGACCTGCATGAATCACAACCCGAACAAATCTTAGTTGGTAGGACAATGAAGgttaagatgcaaacaattaaAAACAAGTAAATCCTTACCATCTAGGTGGTGCACGGCAGCTTGATATGATAATGATTGAAATACCATTGTTCCTTTTTTCACTCTTAAGAAAAATGTTGCTGTTGAGGCATCAAAGAATaggagatgaagaaaaaattcttgCAGATCTCATGGGGCAGCAATAAAGTAATCACGAATGGTTCTCCTTTTCAAAGAGGGAGGGGGGTTGAGAACAGAAGATGGGCTGCTTAGTTCGGCATCTGGGCTCTTCTGAATCCCTGCTTCTTCCCCTAGTAATGATCCAAAACGTCTTTTCTTTCCAGATTCAGGTGTACTAAACTCGAGACTTTGAGTTTGAACAGATGAGGGTGGGTTCGTCATCATTTCCCTTGAAGCACAGAGGCTGTCGGCCATCTCTGTAGAACACGGAGGTTCACCCATGGCCAGCTTTCTGCCCTCAATGTTTGGAGCAAGAACTCTCTTTCTAACAGCTTTTGGAGATCCTGAACTTATGCAACCCCCTTTCTTAAAATTCCAAACACGAACCTAGCATGTAAGCCTGTCGTTAGTAGCTGAAATTGGGAGAGTATGGATTTTACAAAGGCAGGTGGCAAATATAACAGCATTTCTGATGTTTGTTGGTGCTTAATCCAGTAATACATTTTGTAAGTTATATAGTCAGAAAAGTTAAAATTTGAAATGTGATATCCTATGACTCCAAAGAGTGATTGGTAGTGGAGTTCAGGCATTAGGCCGCATACTCAACTGCTGGGGGTTGGGATTCTTTAAACTATGTTTAAAAGAAGATCCTTTGCAAGGCAAACTAACCATAAAATCATCTGAAGTAGTTGCAATCTTCCCAACCTCTGATGAGCACCTGAAAGAAATAAGTTTTCAGTCAATGGATAGTGGTTTCATGAAGAAGCAGGTGTCAAGCAGCTTCATCTTTCTTTTGTCAAGTGCATACCAATCTACTGCAGTAACTTCACCTTCATGACCCTTCAACATGACTGGAAGTCCTTCCGGTTTCCTAACCTGGTAGAACGAAGCAATGATGACATGCAAAATGACATGGAGATGGAAGGAGAGAGATCATTTTAGCCATAAATACAATGAACACTTACCTGCCATATGTACGCATTGCCATCACTAGAACCACCAAGAATGTAAGCTCCATCAGGGCTAATTGCAGACTGCAGTGTAGAAAACATTTAACgtcttataaaataaataaataaataaatattgagTTACCAGACAAGTTGGAATTTTTCCAACCTCTGCACTTCTACATAGAACTTAGCAAACAGATGCATATATTGCATTACCTTTACAAAGAACGACTCAATTTTGCTGCCAGAAAAAATCTTCGTAGGACCTTTGTCGAGGTGTAAAACATCATATAGGTAAATCCTGACAGATGGAAACAAGACAAAATAGTGGTTTAATGGTACATTGGATGTTTAAAGGTGTTGCTGCTATCAAAAAAGCTGATAATTTAATATACCTGTTGTCCATGCAAGAAGCTGCAACGAACACACCATTTGAATCTTGAGACAGGCAAGAAATCCCATGTAACCCTCTTTCCTACAGAGACAAGAAACACAGCAGCCAATGAATTGAAGAAGCATGAATATTATTTGGCTTGACAAAAGCCACAAGAGCGAACTTTAGCTTTTTTGACAGAACCGTTGAAGCCTTATGAATTGATTCATGAGACCCAAAGCATCCTGTCAAGGTAGATCTCCATATATGGATCAATATCTCTTTCTTTCCACTCTCAATCTATCTTATATTGAATTTTCATTTGTATATGGTGATTAGACTGTAAATTACCCTTTCAGCTGATGGTTCAACATAAGGGCATGCTTGAGTGACTGGTGATTTCAAGTTGCGAGTGTCCCAGAATTTCACAACACTGACATGAAACAGAATAATCAGGGTGCAGAAAACTAGAGGATAACATAAACTGTAGTGCATGAAATTAAAAATGCAATTTCGGGTTTAGATGGCTAATGTGTAGagtgtaaaattatgattttatgttCACGAAGTAACAAAATTTATAAGTATTGAAAAAGCATGGGCATCCACCGCATATATAAAATTAACAAGTAAAAAGGTTATCACCGTATATCTTACTTACCTGTCCACTGCTCCAGCACTGGCAATGGAGACATTGTCTTTGAGGTACAGAACCGATGTAATACTTATTGAAGCAGCCTAGGCACGTAGAATAACATTTAACAGCATGGGAAGGAAACTTGTATTAACTTGCAAAAGAAATGGGAAGGAGCAAACCTTTCCTCGCCTAACCCGCTTCCCTTGAGTAGAAGTATGGGCTTCTTTGACAACAGCAGTATATCTAAAACGAATACAAAGATAAGCATTTATTAACTAGCATAAAGGCCTCACTTATATGCACAGCAAACTTTTCACTAGATGGGAAAAAGGCCATACCGGAAGCACACTTCTCCATGGTTATTCTTGTAACTTGATCCGCATCTCAGATCCCAGAGAGCAAATGAGCCATCTCTTGAGCCGGACACGACAAGGTCTGCCTCAATACAAGAAACACCCCCAATTATAAAACATCTATGCATCAAAGCTTGATAACCAATGCCCACAGAATGCCGTCGGCAAGTGGAAAGAAGACTACCTGGATTTGAAGAGTGAGAGCAAAGTGATTTTACACTGCCAGTATGCCCAACAAAGATTCCGGTGCACTTTCTCTTCTCTATATTCCATATCTTGATCTGGTAAAGACCACTTGCAGAGTCAGCTTTTCAGTCATTTCAACGGGACACATGGAAGAAGGAATATATAATTACAAAGATAAATACTGTCATCTTAAGAAGTTGGAAATCTAGGTATTTCTAAAGTCATTCTACGATATGAAAAAATCTTTGAATTTTGTAATCAAACAATATTGAAACATGTTCTCAATCACTTACAGTTTGATCACCCGATGCTGTTAGGATATGGGTATCATGCTGCAAAAGATAAATGAAGGATAAGTAGCAGATTTTTGTTAAATAAACCTAATAGATCATTTTCAGCCATTTTAGTATGTTCCATCTAATTAATAGCCAGCAACATCCACTTACTTCGAAAAAATGCTTTGTTTTTTCCTAATTCCggttgaattttttttagattcttGTATGGTTATATATAATTGATTGGAGGAGAGGGGTACCTTTATCCAGCACATATCAAAAATGGCATTATTATGAGCAATCCAATCACAGACCCTAACCTCCGCTGCTtgggaaaaagaggaagaaactgAATCAGAAAATTGCAAAATTGTCCAACTCTAGCCCTAGCTTCCACTGATATCCCCTTCTgccgaagaaaaaaaaatgattgcttctcctaaagatcaaatcttaagcaTCTAAAAAGCAAACACCGACCTGCCTTCTCCCGACATAAAGCAACAGAAGGGAGACTCCGGCAAGTGTTATAGAAGCTTAGATAACCATCCTCATCAGAAACAGCGAGAAGGTGAGAATTCCCGCTCGTCTGCGCAAAATACCCCCAAATAAAGtgtaaaaactatttttttttaggcCAAAACCACATTTTAAATGGTGAAAATTTTCCAATATTGAGAAATTAAAATAGAAATTAGGCAAGAACCTTGCAGAATGAGATGGCGAGAGGAGGTGAGGAGACACCATCGTGCTCGATCGCGACCACCCCAGTGCCCAGACTGCTGGGCTCCGATGAGAGATCGCCGAGATAAGGTCTTTTTCGCACTGGAGAGGGAAGAAGGGGTGGTGAGAACACAGTTAGGAACCAGATGGAGCTCGGGGCCGAATTGGGGGCTCTGAGGAAAGGGAGACAGAGAGGGGGCGAGAGGAGAGAAAGGTGGTACCTTTGAAGCCATTGAGCTCTCTGCTTCTGAGATCTCCGAAGAAGGATGAGGGATGGCTCGACCGCCGCATCGTCGATCGCAATGGATGCggaaggagggagggaggggagggagaagagagagagatggtttGGGGGCGGCCAACAAAATGTCGGGTTTGGAGTGTTTTATTATGGTTGTGATGGCGGGAAAGGGTGTATTTTCATATCTTGCAGCGGGAAAGTGATTCCGCGCTTTTGCTCATGTGGTATGTCAACCACGAAACCGATATTTCTCCTTGTAACGGGGAGGGCGGCCGTTATCTCTGAAAAAGATATTTTTGGGAATAAAATAATGAGTGAAAGTAGTAGATATTAGCTattataataaaagaaaatgcgTACTAACGGTAAGTGACAGCATTATATGATTATTTCACTTTTcaagaaataaaatttatcattttGAGCAatcatgaaataaaatttattattagctaATATGGATAAttgaatttaaaatattattatagatAGATGAatactaaaatcataaaaatatctagtttttatattctgagaataataattttataataaaaaaggaTGCATGATGTCATTGTTCAAGTTCATGTTATgatacataatataatataaaagccTCCAAACCATCGAAATAATCAGTATAATGTTGTAAATTTGTAGTGGTCATCATTTCAAAACCTAACAAATTATTAAATAGTTTAGAAAATGATAAATGGAATATTGATTGTCTATTGCCCTCTTCAGGCTAGTTTGGCATTTTATCTAAGAATTGTTGTacacaaaaaaaaatagtttattatttttttcattaatattaaataattattatttattaggtattttaaatcaatatcaaaagaatttttatttattttttttattcatatgaAATAATTGTTGTTTATTAGGTATTTTAAATCAATATTGAGGCTAATGTAGATTTGCACAATCATTAACTCTACCTATGCAGATTTTCTTTATATAATTAAGCATACACGATCATCATTAgttatattcttttttttatggAGAACAAAGGAATCACTCATGTTCCTTTTTAATCCAAGCTTTACACAATcatgaaaatatttcataaaatttacttTATCATGTACACAAGGACTATATTTGAACTGTGACTGTGATTACAAAAAGGGTTGAACATAGAAAATTGCATTTCacatgatggaaagagcaattctATAAGATGCTAATCCTATTACTTGAATGCCCAGCAATGGTGAGGTATGCATTTGTTCTACCAAAGAAACATGTTTTTTTAGACCCAGCTACTAGAATTCATAGTGATATATGAACAAGAGAATTCTGGTTATCAGTAGATTGTGGTATGCCTTTATTTAGAGCATATGATCTTTAAAAAAGTTCCTGCAAGAAATCCAGACTCAGATATCACAGATGGTGTAGCACCCCATCCCTAGACTGGACATGGGTACTACAAAATTATAGCTGAGCTGAGTTTTATTAACATCTTTCACAAGATGTTATAAACTTCGATCATCTTCTAATAACCTGTTCTCATTTAATTCAATCAACTCCTCAAACTGCTAACACAAGCATTTAACTAATCATTTCTCAACATCATATCCAAGATTTCATTCATTATACTATGCTCTATACCTGTAGCTCAAAGATTTTCACAACTCAAACACATATAATACATTTCAAAAGTATTCTTCTCACACTCAGACTTAAATATATTTCTCTCACAAAATACATTCCTCTCACAAGCTAATATAAACAGCTCAAACATACCAAATATTACAAAACATATCCTTCTCATTAGCTAACAGGGCCAGTCTTTTTTAGTACTAGTGCTGATAAAAATGctgatattttacttctttatctGGCTAAGATGCTCCAAAATTGCAATAAAAAGAAGTGAAGGGTGATGAGACCTAAGTCTTGTGAATGAATAAACCATTTAACTATGGAGAAACAAGATAgcttaattttaaaattgaatatAACATATAGTTGATACTACTAATATGCTTTCAAAATTTATATTGGATAAAGCTGATAAATGCTGAAATATGCTACTAAAATATGTTGATAAAATCTGTTGGCTACCGACGACTACACCACAGCACACCTACCAAAGGTGGTCGATACAGAATATCTGATGCTGCTGAGCCCCACTGGGCATGCTGTTTCACTAAGGAGGTATCGACTGTTTTCTGCTGTTTCATAGACTGATGCTATGGCACACCCCATAGGATGATCACTTTTATGGATAGCCTACTGAAAAATATACTCGATAAATTCTCAAAAACTGATAAGCtaatttgaaatattttcaaagCAAAAATGCTATGCTGTCCAAATCGGTTACACATGTACATACATATTCTGAATAACATTTCAATAAGTCATTTTCTGTTTTCATACTTACATATACATATAAGCTGTAAAATagcataaatataatttttttttctagaatcAATATTCTTACATAACAAAATATAGTAAGAGAACACCATAATTAAATGGAAAATCCACTCACCTCTTAATGGATACTACAACATCTTTATCATGGTGCTTGACTCACCCAAAGCACCCCCTTGAGCTTTCTTTCTCTCCTATACAATTAGAATACACTTATTAATGTTGTATATTATATGAAGCACGAATATGATGATGTATGCTTTCTTTTATGCTAGTTTTTTAATCCTTCTAACTCTTATTTTAGTTTCTCATGCTCTCTTTCACTATTCTTACATCATTTAACTCATCATACCTTATTACTTTGCTCTATTCTATTTTACTCTACTTTAGGGTTAGTTAAACATCACTTATGTTCAGAAATGtccagtgttggtgcaaaaatccgcctgcgctggagaagctggagttgtgggggtcgcggtcgccgccgggacctgcaaaagaaatctaaaccggaggtggggttgctctggcaagatcctccgacgctcaagtcagttctctgcctcaacaagaatggagtgctcgaacgaaaattttagcagagtttctaggtagaaatgagggcttagagaataacatatctggggtccccttttatagacggggggagcgGTGGGTTGATAGCGACTAtttatgatcgcctcatcgtgggccgtacggggctaggagaaatttatcatgaagagtaatggggtggagtcgtggctgtcaccatggctcgccacgtggaatcagttgcagggagtagaatggcgtccgttgtcgtgactcgtcagggagtggtggaaccgctcaagatccgccgcagggagtggagcagaatcgtggctgttactgaggcctgccagggagtaatggagccgcgtaggatctatcgcagggagtggagcagaatcgtggccattactgcggcctgccagggggtccagacttgtcggttgaagttcggttggagtatgtagttggagttggaggcgaagtccggctcccgtaggagctcggatgaggtcttcttgtagtcgaagttggggatgaagtccgactcccgtaggaatctgatctgcagtcgaagttggagatggagtccgacttccgtaggagtccggacgaagtttacctgtagttgaagtcagaggcgaaatccgactctcgtaggagtccggacagagcttaccagcgttcgaagtcgaggatgaagttcggcccccgtaggagtccggacggagtcttctttcgatcaaagtcgagggcgaagtccgactcccgtaggagtccggacgaagcttgtctgcagtcgaagttggagacggagtccgactcccgtaggagtccagacgaagtttgcctgcagccgaagttggagatggagtccggctcccgtaggagtccggacgaagcttgtctgcagttgaagttggagacggagtccgggtcccgtaggagtccagacgaagtttgtctgcagccgaagttggagacagagtccggctcccgtaggagtccgaacgaagcttgtctgcagttgaagttggagacggagtccggctctcgtaggagtccgaa is part of the Elaeis guineensis isolate ETL-2024a chromosome 15, EG11, whole genome shotgun sequence genome and harbors:
- the LOC105035557 gene encoding uncharacterized protein; amino-acid sequence: MRRSSHPSSFFGDLRSRELNGFKVRKRPYLGDLSSEPSSLGTGVVAIEHDGVSSPPLAISFCKTSGNSHLLAVSDEDGYLSFYNTCRSLPSVALCREKAAEVRVCDWIAHNNAIFDMCWIKHDTHILTASGDQTIKIWNIEKRKCTGIFVGHTGSVKSLCSHSSNPDLVVSGSRDGSFALWDLRCGSSYKNNHGEVCFRYTAVVKEAHTSTQGKRVRRGKAASISITSVLYLKDNVSIASAGAVDSVVKFWDTRNLKSPVTQACPYVEPSAERERGLHGISCLSQDSNGVFVAASCMDNRIYLYDVLHLDKGPTKIFSGSKIESFFVKSAISPDGAYILGGSSDGNAYIWQVRKPEGLPVMLKGHEGEVTAVDWCSSEVGKIATTSDDFMVRVWNFKKGGCISSGSPKAVRKRVLAPNIEGRKLAMGEPPCSTEMADSLCASREMMTNPPSSVQTQSLEFSTPESGKKRRFGSLLGEEAGIQKSPDAELSSPSSVLNPPPSLKRRTIRDYFIAAP